In the genome of Chrysoperla carnea chromosome 5, inChrCarn1.1, whole genome shotgun sequence, the window aaattgaaatgaatttaaaagatCAGTGCGCTAAGGATGTTATGAACATATTTCAGAACTTATCCTTTGAATAATTACTAATAGATTGCTAATATTTAGTAAATCGTCTTGGTTTCGGTAAACGTAATTATGGTAGTCAGCGCTCACAGTGAGCGATACTTGACGCTGAGCGATCAATGATATCCAAATACTATTTTGTTCTTTGCATATTCTTTAAGTTgtggaaatatttcaaacaaatgacTTAAAAAGTCTTACAAATACAATCAAGTCTTTTACTCTGAAATATTTTCACATgaattaattcaattcaataacTGCATTCAGTAAAAAATCATAACTCGTTCATTGATCGATAGTCTTCTGAATGCACCcaatatttcaattgtttttttttagtccAAAGGCGCAATcatggaggttagagagaaACCTCCATGGGCGCAATCATCgccttttttctcaaaatacgATAATTATTCAAAGAATAAAGTAGTAAGATATTTAttgcttatataaaaaacttttattggttTATACAAGGAAAATAAATACCTGATTCTGTGGAAATCCCTGCCCCAgttaaaacacatatttttttatgattggttaaGAAtccttttaattttactaaatcaatttcatttacTGGATCGTATTTAGGTACACaactaaaatttgataaatttcgtacacatgtattcaaaaaaattggattGATACGTAataaatgcattattttttcaaaaagatcaAACGTCAAAGTGACAGATGTTTGACAGTTTTGTATTGCAATCGAAATTATGTAACAGAAAAGTTTTTCGACTCAAATAtacttagaaaaattatttttatataaattttaatctaacTTAACCCTGAACCAacatactaattaattttaagacaattttgaTAATAGAATTTGGCATCTAAATTAGATCTGGgcagtatttttcaaaatacaaagaGCTTTGttctaaattaatcaaaaaattacccTCGAAAACAAGCTTCCAAGTTCCTAATGAgtttctaaaaagtttttttttaaccaacttaAAGGAGAGGAGGCTaccaattcgactgtatttttttttttattttttttttgtttgttaccttagaactttcgactgggtgaaccaattttgatgattctttatctatttgaaaggtagtgcttcccgtgtggtcccatttcattttggtcaagTCTGATAACGGcgtccatgagaaaatcataaaagtcttaaaatttgcattacaagtatgcacgacaagaggacgaataactcaatatcacgccaaccgatttcgatgattctttttttagtgataaattagttagtgtactttagattcactaaaaatcacaaaataaaaaaacttttaacaaaaagaaaaccgacttcaaaagataaatttttccaaaataaattaatatgcactaaaaagtacaaaaataacgataatataatgtagttaaaattattgttatttttggagtcggtatcaaCCAAGATAATGTAGCAAATTgctctgtcagagttgtttgcttggctgacaccgactccaaaaataacaataattttaactacattatattatcgttattctttactttttagtgcatattaatttattttggaaaaatttatcttttgaagtcggttttctttttgttaaaagtttttttatttattttcgagcCAAACTGTGCTCCTTaaaacatgtaaatttttctactacttttaaaaatattcaatacgtTCCTGTGACataatattcatgttttttaaattttgcccagctctaaattattaaattatacattttaattttacaaatatagtttttttacacaaatcaaagtcaatgatttttttaagttatttatatttttaacttgaatattttcaaagattttccCTTGCAGttataccaaaaaaatgtaAGGATAATTTCAATACttcatttatttagtttttgaaatcattttgtatttgGCGCTCTTTATAAGTGATTAATCTACactacaaaagaaaaacatagaagaggttaaataaatgaaaataaattgaaagtgtattaatagaaataaaaatcaattgaagtagttttaattaaaaaattattgataaatgcTGATCAATGGTTAATAAAAagtgataaatttaataattcaaaaatgtatCAACCagatttttcatcaatttctggtttaatttcacatttaaataatgatgaattaaaagaaattatcaaTGATGATACGAAATTCGAAGATTTACTCAAAGACTTAGAACAGGTAATTGCTTTGaaattatacttaaaacttTACTGTGTTAATTAATCCAAATTGTTTTTGATctagttaaaaagttttgaaactgAAAAAGAAATGATAATAGCTAGCAATCGTTCATTGGCCGAATATAATTTATCGAAGGAATCCCTATTAATAGAGGGTCGTGAAAAAATCCATGAACTATCTGAAAGTGgacaaacaatttataaatcaattgaagaaaaaattaatgaattaagtAAGTTTTAAACTTGTCAAAATTTATATGACTCATGTATTTTTTGTGACGTCATAAAGCTATTCAAGTCGTAAATTGATCCACTTTGATGGTTACaaaattcccatagagctaaaaattggtatgaatgttcagaatactattataaatgaattgtgaaaagtcctCATCAATCCCacttgtgcaaaaaattttattgagggggGAAGTTTGCAAAAGTAGGCTTTtcgcgtttttcagcaaaacgatgAGTTTCACAGCAAAAatagttcagacaaaaattgtagataatCCGATTCTCTACCAAAAGTGTCTCTACACCTTTTTTCATTGGTATTGCCATTTTCGTGATATACCGGTTCAAAgaattgaacaaattattttttttcctaatacACTTTTGAACCGTTATATGAGTAAAAATATGAGTCCCTATAGTAGTATGGCCTGAGTAACATCTGTCTTCCATTCAATTGTCAGCGTGGTGATGCTCGTATACCTGTCTCTCGTTTCAAAGGTCTCATACTCCACAAAATACTGTTAGTCGTACGTATTGAAAGAGGTGGTGAATTTTCGGAGTACCTGAAAGACCAGACATCTGTAAAAATTCATGTGCAATgtcgaaaaaattatacttgaaAGAGTAGCATTGATGCTGTGAAAAAACAACGCCAAGAAGAAGAAGCTGGTTCATCAAAAATAAGTCCTCATATTTTTACTCGTATAACGGTTCAACAATGTATtacgaaacaaataatttgttcaTTTCTTTGAACCGCTATATCACGAAAATGGCAATACCAATGAAAAAAGGTGTAGAGACACTTTTTGTAGAGAATCggattatctataattttttgtctGAACTATTTTTGCTGTGAAACTCATCGTTTTGCTGAAAACGCGAAAAgcctatttttgtaaacttcccccctcaataatattttttgcacaAGTGGGATTGATGaggacttttcacaattcatttataatagtattctaaacattcataccaatttttagctctatgggaatttttgtaaccttacttatattttatggactaatttgactggataataaaaaaaaattgtatttctgaTTATCTATAGAATCAAGACCCGGTAATTTATCAACAGAAGATGCATACAGCAGTTTACAAATTCAAGCGTCTAATAAAGAAGAGGAATCAGAAAAAATGGCACAACATTTTTTACTTGGCGATATGGATGTTGAACAATTTCTAGAAGATTTTgcaaatttacgaaaaaatatgcatttgttaaaagtaaaagttGATAAAATGAAAGAATTAATGAATACACGATCAATATTAGGTCCAACAAATCCAAATATTGGTCCAAATTATGTAAATACACCAccaaatagtaatttttatccaTCGCC includes:
- the LOC123301610 gene encoding vacuolar protein sorting-associated protein 37B, which translates into the protein MYQPDFSSISGLISHLNNDELKEIINDDTKFEDLLKDLEQLKSFETEKEMIIASNRSLAEYNLSKESLLIEGREKIHELSESGQTIYKSIEEKINELKSRPGNLSTEDAYSSLQIQASNKEEESEKMAQHFLLGDMDVEQFLEDFANLRKNMHLLKVKVDKMKELMNTRSILGPTNPNIGPNYVNTPPNSNFYPSPSSVPYPTGGMINMPMPGVYRNHFL